The DNA region GAATAAATTGCAATAAcgtagtgtgtgcatgcgtgctgttcGAATGTCTGGTCAAGAATGCACACTTTGCCATGGTGGAACCAGCGCACTGCCAGCCTCTCACTCGTTTGTGTATAAAAGCAGTTTCCCATTTAGCAATATCAGATAGTTCATCGGATTCTGATGTTGAACAAAATGGAAGTTTCTtcttggaggttttttttttttaatttgatgaTCTAATTTGATAGTCCATCTTATTTTATAACCACGGTGGAATCTGGGTCTGTGTGTTGTGATGCAATGAGAATGACAGTGTTCAGTATTCCTGCCATGGCATTGTCCAAGCAATCATGTATTTGTGAACTCACAAAACCCCCTCCACAGTCCAGTGCAAATCAAGCGACCTCCACCTATTCCTACAGGCTTTCTCTGATTAAAAAGGATATGAATACACCTTATGAGAACATGGTCATGAtgctgttttaatgtgtttgaAAGACAACACAAACTCGCAGTATGCAGAGACTAATGcaaaagtagcctattcatgaagTTTGATTCCATTCCATCCTATTCTACGCTCACACACGTTTTACATTCTGACCCTTATTGTATTTACTGTATTTTTATTACTGTATTTATCACTGCATTTATTGTATTTTGATTTACATACTTATGCTACACCTGCAAGTACCAGTGAATAAACCACCAAGATGTGTATGATCATACTGTCCAGTTGACACAGATAAGAGACACCCACCAGGGACACAAACGATCTCTGCCACTTCCTTCCAAGCCTCGTTATTTAGTGTCTGTACGAGGCCAGGGACATATTGTAAATGATTGGGTACTTCCCAAATGCGCTAATCAAACGctcctcttttgtcttttttgtacggttttattttttccacaggGTATCAGACTTCATTACAAAATTCACATCATATTCATATCATATCATACTGCATTTCATTTCATCACAACCAACCTCTTATTCATTCATTGGATGATGGAGCTCTACTTTTTGGCGTGCGTCATCTGTCAAAGTCGCCATGCCCCAATCCCCAGTCTTTGTGAGGACGTTGTTGCatccaatgttccctctaagctgtGCGACTGTGCAATCGCGCACTGTTCTCACGTTCTcagcgcagagcaaatccattcagcgcaggtaaaacaaggcggcaaatttgtgtggagaggccgaaatttccactcattgtagctttataacatccaatcgaaataaaacatattctttagatatgaaacatctatcttacagcagtttaaacgatcacactagacgcggacttctgcttacaatcagcattgcgcctccagctgctttttcaatagcgatcagacagagcgcggacacgccgcgcttcgaatgctgatcttcaaaacagtgaccagacaactttgtaacagctgtcactcgcaacctaatctacggcgttcggttgtgttaagtagcctacacaaaaagcctaaatccatctctgtagaatggatagaagacaagttctagctctcctagagctcgatcgtgaatctgatgtgaatgttgataacggtgtcgatgcctgtcatagctttgcgagtggcaacatctctcgcgctattggcatcattggaagtgtgtgctgctttctgccaaagagttggtttaaattcgtcaaaatggtgttgatgaaagcatttgtccacgcagtggaaatgtcttgaaaacatatgaactaatatgcctaaatgaactaggcctactagcctactgATAAGAACGTCCATAAAACAAAGTtagccagaaggtcagtcagactgtccggtaagaaaaatgtttgcttcccaagatctgaaatttccacgagctcttaaagtgacagtgcatacttttacttttacttgtaggcctaatttaagctcaatattttagtcttttaaatttgttacataggcctagcctattataaaacatttaaatccaaattaaatgattcatccttttaaacatgaatgcaacattctgggctattgggctgctgtgaagatactttctttccaacatcttacaaatgtaggcctagcctacaatataggcctattgatgttggtggtttgatgattaagtaataatcaagatttggaaacattacataactgattttgtaatattcactatagtgaatgacaatataatcaacatattatgaagcatcaatgttacccgtaaaatggggggggaggggggggccggGCGACCCGCTCACCGAGgttattggctctgctcagtgatatagtgcatttgctcaggcaccGAAAAATTTAGAGGGAACATTGGTTGCATCCCATTGAAAATTAATTGAATGCAATCGTCGGAAATATGAGAATGGGCCCTAAGGCTcgtctcctgtgtgaatgcgttggtgtcTTCGGAAATGCCCTGCCCGTGAAAAACTTTTGCTACAATGTTGGCAGGCATAGGGCCTTTCTTCTGTGTGGATGTGTTGGTGTCGTTTGAGATCCCCTGCCTGTGAAAAACTTTTGCTACAATGCTGGCaggcatagggcctctctccagtgtggatGCGTTGGTGAATTTGGAGATgccctacctgtgaaaaacgtTTGCCACACTGATGGCAGACATAGGGCCTCTCTTCTGTGTGGATGCGTTGGTGTCGTTTGAGATCCCTTGCCTGTGAAAAACTTTTGCTACAATGCTGGCAGATATAGggtctctctccagtgtgaatgcggttGTGTCGTTTGAGATTTCCTGCCACTGTGAAACATTTGTTACAATGTTGGCaggcatagggcctctctccagtgtgaatgcgttggtgaACTTGGAGATGCCCTTCTTGTGAAAAACGTTTGCCACACTGGTGGCAGGCATAGGGCCTCTCTTCTGTGTGGATGTGTTGGTGAACTTGGAGATGCCCTGACCGTGAAAACCTTTTGCTACAATGCTGGCAGGCATAtggtctctctcctgtgtgaatgcgttggtgtcgTTTGAGATCCCCTGACCTTGAAAAGCTTTTGCTACAATGCTGGcagacatagggcctctctccagtgtgaatgcgttggtgtcgTTGGAAATTCCTTGCCCGTGAAAACCTTCTGCCACAATGCTGGCaggcatagggcctctctccagtgtgaatgagcTGGTGTGCTCTCAGACTTGTCCAGGCATTGAAGCACTCACCACAAAGAGAACAGCAGTGCTTCTTTGTTAGTACAGGCATCATTATTTCTGGCACAGCCGTGGATTTGGGAATTACAGACGAAATTGATTCCATTTCTGGCCCACCACGCAAAACTAAAAAAAGAGGAAATATCATTACATGTTAATTATTAGATCAtcataaaaaaaacatgtgtgatTGTCCAGTAAGCCTTTGAacccacttaaaggtgcactgtatagcaTGGTGGCCAAAGaacgtattgcaactatgctgttcatttgaAACTGTaatcttttttcatgaatatttactaaataataaaccaacaataattatagggatgcaccgatacttctcattatactcatactcgtactcgtcaagcacttgccgataccagctatgagtactactattactcaaaacaatgcaaaatcttgtcatgttctgtggacttgaaatcagcatggaaaaaattGCCACCTCATACGTTtattaacatttaaatctacatggaaatggacaataaaaatatcacaggtggaaaaaaacaagaccatgcatttattttcattgtattttggtggtaaaaggtatcggtatcggtactcggtatcggcaagtacatacattaatgtactcgtacttgtatcggttttcaaaaaaagtggtatcggtgcatccctaatttatTATCAAAGTATGGTATTATTAAGTTATTATCAAAGGATGCTGGAGAGGATCCCCTTTTCGTGAATAAAATActatttttcagtcataatgaatacttacaataaaataaaagtggaaataATACTTTAAAAATTTCTTCGTTGAAAATGATTCAtcctcttaaaggaacagtcaacCCTTTTTTTgaatttcacatatttgcagtatttccgagcaatattcatgaatgtgcatatcattttcttctcagtggtGTGCTTAGATTTATTGGTTAAGAATTATTAGCACAGCCATCCATTTTGTTCAACATCAGAATCCCATAAAAAATATCCGTCTGAAATTGCCAAAACATAAAATCCTGAACACTACTACCATTGCGATATAGTCacgggctgaatctcaaatggtgcacttgtgcactttagtgttcatgtttcagtgcgtatgccgtattagttacgcactgaaacatagtgcccgaagtgcacaagtgcaccatttgagatccagccactgTGTTTTCCGTTCTTTGGTCAAGTTCATTATATTGCAAACCTGTGCTGCACAATAAcgtagtgtgcatgcgtgctgtttGAATGTCTGGTCAAGAATGCAGACTTTGCCATGGTGGAACCAGCACAATGCCAGCCTCTCACTCATGTAGCAATATCAGATAGTTCATCGGATTCTGATGTTGAACAAAATGGAAGTTTCTtcttggagttttttttttttaatttgatgaTCTAATTTGATGGTCCATCTTATTTTATAACCACGGTGGAATCTGGGTCTCTGCGCCTGTGTGTTGTGATGCAATGAGAATGACAGTGTTCAGTATTCCTGTCATGGCATTGTCCAAGCAATCATGTATTTGTGAACTCACAAAACCCCCTCCACAGTCCAGTGCAAATCAAGCTGATAAACAGCTTTGAGGTAATGAAAGAAAGTTAGCAAGTGTAAGCTACACTGGAAAAGGTTAACTAGAAGACATGTTTTGTCAAGCCCTTGTAATTTCCAAAGAATGTTGTAGTAAGTAAAGATGTGCGTGACTGAGTAATTGTGTAATGTACAGCCCTTGCCAGAGTTTTGTTGCTTTAACCATGTTGTTAGAGACTTTCAGACTTTCAATTGATCAATTGACTTCAGAAGTCACTCCTCCAAAATAAAGGCCACAACCCTCCTCAATGaaatttcatgtataaaaataaaGTTCTTGGACCCAAGAAAGAATAATCACTCAATGAATGCAGAAAAAGGCACATTTTTACAAGACACAAGTGTTGTCGTCTCCAGAAAATAATGTCAAAAATAAGCAGAAAACGACTTCAATCTGCCGATTGCCTTTTGTGCCCCCGTGGAGCAGGGGCGGCAAGTGGAGCGGCAGTGCCAAGGCGAGCTGGGGTGGCAGGGGTGCCACAGCCAGAGTCATCGAAGAGGACCACATCCTCTTCAGTCTCCTCCTCATTGTCACTGGCCTCAGGAGAAAAGGCTGTTGACTCCGGGGAAGGTGGCTGGAGGGAGGGGCagagaatggagggatggagtggagggtgcagaggatggagggatggagtggggggtgcagaggatggagagatggagtggagggtgcagaggatggagggatggagtggaggatggagtggatggaggtggagggtatCGACATCAGGGCAGGGACTGACCTCCGAGGAATATTCAAGGTCGTCTCCCTGGTTTGTATGAAGGGGGCCAGGAACCCCATAACTATgcctgtaaaggtacactgtattgttgtaccgaaccgaacagtgctgtattgaaccgaacagtgctgtaccgaaaggtagagtgacatgctactctgttcatgtttttacattatgctgccactacatgcagtggctcatgcagaacgctgagagagaacgcaagggaaaaaaacaggtgtagaggcttgttctttgtgagactttgagaaaagtactatttcttacactgatgaaatctccgacccaaagtaccagtttgaatgtattttcctttaATATAcattgtaccgaaaatgtaccgaaccgtgaccccaaaaacgaggtacgtaccgaaccatgATTTGTGtttaccgttacacccctacccATCACGGACATAAAACGCCAGCGCGTCTGTGGTGACGGCCCAGCCCCACTCctgtttctctccttcttcttcttactTTCAGTCATATACCTGTAGGTGTCCCTGACTCCGAGCGAACTCCACCTATTCCTACAGGCTTTCTCTGATTAAAAAGGATATGAATACACCTGATGAGAACATGGCCATGAtgctgttttaatgtgtttgcATACTGCAAGTTTGTGTTGTTTTTCAGAGACTAATGcaaaagtagcctattcatgaagTTTGATTCCGTTCCATCCTATTCTATGCTCACACAAGTTTTACATTCTGACCACTATTGTATTTACTATATTTTTATTACTGTATTTATCACTCTATTTATTGTATTTTGATTTACATACTTATGCTACATCTGCAAGTACCAGTGGCTAAACCACCAAGATGTGTATGATCATACTGTCCAGTTGACACAGATAAGAGACACCCACCAGGGACACAAACGATCTCCGCCACTTCCTTCCAAGCCTCGTTATTTAGTGTCTGTACGAGGCCAGGGACATATTGTAAATTATTGGGTACTTCCCAAATGCGCTAATCAAATGctcctcttttgtcttttttgtatggttttattttttccacaggGTGTGAGACTTCATTACAAAATTCACATCATATTCATATCATACTGCATTTCATTTCATCACAACAAACCTCCTATTCATTCATTGGATGATGGAGCTCTACTTTTTGGCGTGCGTCATCTGTCAAAGTCGCCATGCCCCAATCCCCAGTCTTTGTGAGGACGTTGTCGCATCCCATTAAATATTAATTGAATGCAATCGTCGGAAATATGAGAACAGGCCCTAAGGCTCGTCTCCTGTGTGAATGAGTTGGTGTCTTCGGAAATGCCCTGCCCGTGAAAAACTTTTGCTACAATGTTGGCaggcatagggcctctctccagtgtgaatgcgttggtgaACTTGGAGATGCCCCGCCCGTGAAAACCTTTTGCTACAATGCTGGCAGGCATAtggtctctctcctgtgtgaacgaGTTGGTGTCGTTTGAGATCCCCTGCCTGTGAAAAACGTTTGCCACACTGGTGGCAGGCATAGGGCCTCTCTTCAGTGTGGATGCGTTTGTGAACTTGGAGATTCCCTGCACGTGAAAACCTTTTGCTACAATGCTGGCAGGCATAtggtctctctcctgtgtgaacgcGTTGGTGTCGTTTGAGATCCCCTGCCCTTGAAAAGCTTTTGCTACAATGCTGGCaggcatagggcctctctcctgtgtgaactcGTTGGTGTCGTTTGAGATCCACTGCCCATGAAAACCTTTTGCTACAATACTGGcagacatagggcctctctcctgtgtgaacgcGTTGGTGTTGTTTGAGATCCCCTGCCCTTGAAAAGCTTTTGCTACAATGCTGGCAGGCATAGgacctctctccagtgtgaatgagaTGGTGTGCTCTCAGACTTGTCCAGGCATTGAAGCGCTCACCACAAAGAGAACGGCAGTGCTTCTTTGTTAGTACAGGCATCATTATTTCTGGCACAGTCGTGGATTTGGGAATTACAGACGAAATTGATTCCGTTTCTGGCCCACCACGCAAAACTAAAAAAAGAGGAAATATCATTACATGTTAATTATTAGATCATCATAAAACAACATGTGTGATTGTCCAGTAAGCCTTTGAACctacttaaaaggtgcactgtgtagcatGGTGGTCACAGAacgtattgcaactatactgtttatttgaaactgtgctgcctatagccaaatgtaatctttttttctgaatatttacaaaataataaaccaacatttaTTATCAAAGTAtaatacgttttgcagctaaaaatgtctatttctggaaattcaacatgGCGGATGATGGAGAGCATCCCCTTCTCGTGtagaaaaatgctatttttcagtcataatgaatacttagaataaaaTAAtagtgaaaataatacttcaaaGATTCTTCGTTGAAAATTAGTCATCCTCtttaaggaacagtccacccttttttttgaatttcacatatttgcagtatttccgagCAATATTCATGAATgagcatatcattttcttctcagtggtGTGCTTAGATCTACTGGTTCAGAATTATTAGCACAGCCATCCATTTTGTCCAACATCAGAATGCCATAAAATATCCATCTGAAATTGCCAAAACATAAAATCCTGAACGCTACTACCATTGC from Engraulis encrasicolus isolate BLACKSEA-1 chromosome 5, IST_EnEncr_1.0, whole genome shotgun sequence includes:
- the LOC134449154 gene encoding zinc finger protein 391-like isoform X1, yielding MENALKVIKVEDDCDNSLFNDGEGVVFSLHALDCKVETDSKGWSSPFAVCNGALSTTEAKVFKEENCESSLSSLPIKCESEETTLKAIRRTEDYLEESGGDGPLKSEAEPLCTEQTSLSAAVKAEPFKDEDGSAMAPVLSSETNPDLVSRYQLRRLSVRLVDCCTRRGQEGTNDKKNKDGVKPETVLRGGPEMESISSVIPKSTAVPEIMMPVLTKKHCCSLCGECFNAWTSLRAHQLIHTGERPYACQHCGRRFSRARNFQRHQRIHTGERPYVCQHCSKSFSRSGDLKRHQRIHTGERPYACQHCSKRFSRSGHLQVHQHIHTEERPYACHQCGKRFSQEGHLQVHQRIHTGERPYACQHCNKCFTVAGNLKRHNRIHTGERPYICQHCSKSFSQARDLKRHQRIHTEERPYVCHQCGKRFSQVGHLQIHQRIHTGERPYACQHCSKSFSQAGDLKRHQHIHTEERPYACQHCSKSFSRAGHFRRHQRIHTGDEP
- the LOC134449154 gene encoding zinc finger protein 771-like isoform X2; the protein is MENALKVIKVEDDCDNSLFNDGEGVVFSLHALDCKVETDSKGWSSPFAVCNGALSTTEAKVFKEENCESSLSSLPIKCESEETTLKAIRRTEDYLEESGGDGPLKSEAEPLCTEQTSLSAAVKAEPFKDEDGSAMAPVLSSETNPDLVSRYQLRRLSVRLVDCCTRRGQEGTNDKKNKDGVKPETVLRGGPETESISSVIPKSTTVPEIMMPVLTKKHCRSLCGERFNAWTSLRAHHLIHTGERSYACQHCSKSFSRAGDLKQHQRVHTGERPYVCQYCSKRFSWAVDLKRHQRVHTGERPYACQHCSKSFSRAGDLKRHQRVHTGERPYACQHCSKRFSRAGNLQVHKRIHTEERPYACHQCGKRFSQAGDLKRHQLVHTGERPYACQHCSKRFSRAGHLQVHQRIHTGERPYACQHCSKSFSRAGHFRRHQLIHTGDEP